A window from Pyrococcus kukulkanii encodes these proteins:
- a CDS encoding ABC transporter substrate-binding protein, which translates to MKRIPIVLFLALIVFMSGCISTKTTTVTTMAPAKTITVTETQGKVTTITITQTITTTTTPAHYPLTIVDSVGRKVTIKKEPRRIVSLAPSITETLYFIGALDKVVGVTKFDDFPPEVQKGRAVIGDFSNPNLEVIASLKPDLIIGTSMHLKYLDKLQQIAPVIIVDPKNMSEIYEWIIKLGKVVNREKEAEGVVNYMKAIVESVQAKVANSSRPKVFYLVGYWNGYWTAGRGTFMDSLISIAGGENIFHDIEGWKTVSAEDIVARNPDIVIISYHAGIKPGDLCNTPLAKTNAFKNGRVYVISDDNLVSRPGPRIVLGLEEIAYFIHPEAFNYAYQPKACAVSS; encoded by the coding sequence ATGAAAAGGATCCCAATTGTCCTGTTCTTAGCTTTAATAGTCTTCATGAGCGGGTGCATAAGCACTAAGACAACCACGGTAACAACAATGGCCCCTGCAAAGACCATAACCGTCACGGAAACCCAGGGTAAGGTCACCACTATTACCATTACTCAGACCATAACAACCACGACGACACCAGCTCACTATCCTCTGACGATCGTTGATTCCGTGGGAAGGAAAGTTACAATAAAGAAAGAACCCCGAAGGATAGTCTCGCTGGCCCCCTCAATTACTGAGACCCTGTACTTCATAGGTGCCCTCGACAAGGTCGTTGGAGTTACAAAGTTCGATGACTTCCCGCCTGAGGTTCAGAAGGGGAGGGCAGTAATCGGTGACTTCTCTAATCCTAACCTTGAGGTCATAGCTTCACTGAAGCCCGACCTCATAATCGGGACTAGCATGCATCTTAAGTACCTAGACAAGCTTCAGCAGATAGCTCCCGTTATCATAGTTGATCCAAAGAACATGAGCGAAATCTACGAGTGGATAATAAAGCTCGGTAAAGTCGTCAACAGAGAAAAAGAGGCTGAAGGAGTTGTTAACTACATGAAAGCAATTGTGGAAAGCGTTCAAGCCAAGGTTGCAAACTCCTCAAGGCCTAAGGTATTCTACTTGGTCGGCTACTGGAACGGCTACTGGACCGCTGGAAGGGGCACATTCATGGACAGCTTAATAAGCATCGCCGGTGGAGAAAACATCTTCCATGATATTGAAGGCTGGAAGACCGTGAGTGCTGAAGATATAGTCGCTAGGAATCCTGATATTGTAATAATCTCTTATCACGCTGGTATTAAGCCCGGAGATCTCTGCAATACTCCCCTAGCGAAGACAAACGCTTTCAAGAACGGTAGGGTCTATGTGATCAGCGATGATAACTTAGTTTCGAGGCCTGGCCCCAGGATAGTTCTTGGCCTCGAGGAAATAGCCTACTTCATCCACCCTGAGGCCTTCAACTACGCCTACCAGCCAAAAGCCTGCGCTGTCTCCTCCTGA
- a CDS encoding 2-oxoacid:acceptor oxidoreductase subunit alpha — protein sequence MKFPFPVGKVDFIQGDEAIARAAILAGCRFYAGYPITPASEIFEAMALYMPLIDGVVIQMEDEIASIAAVIGASWAGAKAMTATSGPGFSLMQENIGYAVMTETPIVVVDVQRGGPSTGQPTLPSQGDIMQAIWGTHGDHSLIVLSPSTVQEAFDFTIRAFNLAEKYRTPVILLTDAEVGHMRERIYIPNPEEIEIVNRKLPQNEEEVKLPFGDPHGDLVPPMPIFGKGFKTYVTGLTHDERGRPRTVEREVHERLIRRIVEKIERNKKDIFDYQAYELEDAEIAVVATGIVARSALRAVRMLRDEGIKAGLVKINTIWPFDFDLMERIAEKVEAMYVPEMNLGQLYHLVKEGANGKAPVKLISKIGGEAHTPMEITEFIRRDMK from the coding sequence ATGAAGTTTCCATTTCCCGTGGGTAAGGTAGACTTCATTCAGGGTGATGAGGCTATAGCAAGAGCGGCAATTTTGGCAGGCTGCAGGTTCTACGCCGGCTATCCAATAACTCCAGCAAGCGAGATATTTGAGGCGATGGCCCTCTACATGCCCCTGATTGATGGTGTGGTAATTCAAATGGAGGATGAGATAGCGAGCATAGCCGCGGTAATAGGGGCTTCCTGGGCTGGAGCTAAGGCAATGACTGCCACTTCAGGTCCAGGATTCAGCTTAATGCAGGAGAACATTGGATATGCTGTAATGACCGAAACTCCTATTGTGGTCGTTGACGTTCAGAGGGGAGGGCCATCGACAGGTCAACCCACCCTGCCATCCCAAGGGGATATAATGCAGGCAATATGGGGAACCCACGGCGATCACTCCCTCATAGTTCTAAGCCCCTCCACGGTTCAAGAGGCGTTTGACTTCACGATTAGGGCCTTTAATTTGGCCGAGAAGTACAGGACCCCAGTTATCCTCCTCACGGATGCCGAAGTTGGCCACATGAGAGAGAGGATCTACATCCCGAACCCAGAAGAAATAGAGATCGTGAACAGGAAGTTGCCCCAGAACGAGGAGGAGGTAAAGCTTCCCTTCGGAGATCCACACGGCGACCTAGTCCCCCCAATGCCGATATTCGGAAAGGGCTTCAAGACGTACGTTACCGGCTTAACTCATGATGAGAGGGGAAGGCCAAGAACCGTGGAGAGGGAAGTTCACGAGAGGCTAATCAGGAGGATAGTTGAGAAGATTGAGAGGAACAAGAAGGACATCTTCGATTATCAGGCTTATGAGCTTGAGGATGCTGAAATCGCGGTTGTTGCTACGGGCATAGTTGCCAGATCGGCATTAAGAGCCGTCAGGATGCTCAGAGATGAAGGTATTAAAGCTGGGCTGGTAAAGATAAATACGATATGGCCCTTTGACTTCGACTTAATGGAAAGAATTGCTGAGAAAGTCGAGGCGATGTACGTCCCGGAGATGAACCTTGGCCAGCTCTACCATCTCGTCAAGGAGGGAGCTAATGGAAAGGCTCCAGTTAAGCTGATAAGTAAGATCGGTGGGGAGGCTCACACTCCAATGGAGATCACTGAGTTTATAAGGAGGGATATGAAGTGA
- a CDS encoding 2-oxoglutarate ferredoxin oxidoreductase subunit delta: MANVEGSTRVTKEGYLVIGKAQNVEISVDTFLCKGCGICVEMCPRKVFEWSKELSEKGVHYPVPVHAEKCVRCKLCELLCPDFAIAVRW; the protein is encoded by the coding sequence ATGGCAAACGTCGAAGGTTCAACCCGGGTTACTAAGGAGGGGTACCTTGTCATAGGGAAGGCTCAGAATGTTGAGATAAGTGTCGATACTTTTCTCTGCAAGGGTTGCGGAATATGCGTTGAGATGTGCCCCAGGAAGGTTTTCGAGTGGAGCAAGGAGCTCAGCGAGAAGGGAGTGCACTATCCAGTCCCGGTTCATGCCGAGAAGTGCGTTCGGTGTAAGCTCTGTGAGCTACTCTGCCCAGACTTTGCTATTGCGGTAAGGTGGTAG
- a CDS encoding TIGR02253 family HAD-type hydrolase produces the protein MIRVVFFDLDDTLADTSKLAEMARRNAIENMIRHGLPVDFDTAYSELMELIKEYGSNFPHHFDYLLRRLDIPYDPKLVAAGVIAYHNTKFAYLREVPGARKTLIRLRELGYRLGIITDGNPIKQWEKILRLEMDDFFEHVVISDFEGVKKPHPKIFKKALKAFNVKPSEAIMVGDRLYSDIYGAKKVGMKTVWFRYGKYSDKEVEYREYADYEITKLQQLLEVLERENGSDKEVHST, from the coding sequence ATGATAAGGGTAGTATTTTTCGACCTTGATGATACGCTTGCCGATACAAGTAAGTTAGCCGAGATGGCGAGAAGGAACGCCATAGAGAATATGATCAGACATGGTCTCCCAGTTGATTTTGACACTGCATATTCCGAACTCATGGAGTTGATAAAGGAGTACGGAAGCAACTTCCCCCACCACTTTGATTACCTCCTCAGGAGACTTGACATCCCCTATGATCCAAAGCTTGTTGCGGCGGGGGTTATAGCTTACCATAACACGAAGTTCGCATACCTGAGGGAGGTTCCCGGAGCAAGAAAAACCCTAATAAGGCTGAGGGAGCTCGGCTACAGACTAGGGATAATTACAGACGGGAATCCAATAAAGCAGTGGGAGAAAATCCTAAGGCTTGAAATGGATGACTTCTTTGAGCACGTCGTAATCTCGGACTTTGAAGGAGTTAAGAAGCCGCATCCAAAGATATTTAAGAAGGCATTAAAGGCATTCAATGTCAAGCCTAGCGAGGCCATAATGGTTGGTGACAGGCTTTATTCGGACATATACGGGGCTAAGAAAGTTGGAATGAAAACCGTGTGGTTCAGGTACGGCAAGTATTCTGATAAAGAGGTCGAATACAGGGAGTACGCGGACTACGAGATCACTAAATTACAGCAGTTACTGGAGGTGCTTGAGCGTGAAAACGGTTCAGATAAGGAGGTTCATTCTACTTGA
- a CDS encoding 2-oxoacid:acceptor oxidoreductase subunit alpha, giving the protein MIIRGDEPEQKELLRKLYKPGNYFMMGDEAVAYGAIFAGCRFYAGYPITPSSEIAETMARELPKVGGYYLQMEDEIASIAAMIGASWTGFKVMTATSGPGFSLMQENLGYAVMTETPLVLVDVQRSGPSTGQATKGAQGDFFQARWGTHGDHPIVALSPISVEDAFWETIRAFNIAERLRTPVVVLFDGILGHTREQIRIPDPDEVEITYRKLPQNEEEAKLPFGDPHGDGVPPMPLFGHGYFTHVTGSTHKENGLRDVYTPEVHDRLVRRIHRKIEKNKGVYEKYEEYYTDDAEILVVSWGVSARPSLGAVLKAREEGIKAGLFVPKTVHPFPGKRMRELGKKVRAILVPEMNLGQMILEVQRFVNDDVILRGVNKIGGVPLTVEEILREIRGVA; this is encoded by the coding sequence ATGATAATTAGGGGTGACGAGCCTGAGCAAAAGGAGTTGTTGAGGAAGCTATACAAGCCGGGCAACTACTTCATGATGGGAGATGAAGCTGTAGCTTACGGTGCGATCTTCGCTGGCTGTAGGTTCTACGCCGGCTATCCAATAACCCCCTCGAGTGAGATAGCTGAAACCATGGCCAGAGAGCTACCTAAAGTTGGGGGTTACTACCTTCAGATGGAGGACGAGATTGCGAGCATCGCCGCAATGATAGGTGCTTCTTGGACTGGCTTTAAGGTCATGACAGCTACCTCTGGTCCAGGATTCAGCTTAATGCAGGAAAATCTTGGCTACGCTGTAATGACTGAAACTCCTCTCGTTTTGGTTGATGTTCAGAGGAGCGGTCCATCCACAGGTCAAGCAACGAAGGGTGCCCAGGGAGACTTCTTCCAGGCGAGGTGGGGCACTCATGGTGATCATCCGATCGTTGCTCTCTCCCCTATAAGCGTTGAGGATGCCTTCTGGGAGACGATAAGGGCCTTCAACATTGCTGAAAGGCTTAGAACTCCAGTTGTTGTTTTGTTTGATGGAATACTCGGACACACTAGGGAGCAGATAAGGATTCCTGATCCCGATGAGGTGGAAATAACTTATAGGAAGTTGCCTCAGAATGAGGAGGAGGCAAAGCTCCCCTTTGGGGATCCACACGGTGATGGGGTACCGCCGATGCCCCTCTTCGGCCACGGCTACTTCACCCACGTTACAGGTTCAACTCACAAGGAGAATGGCCTTAGGGATGTTTACACTCCGGAGGTGCATGATAGGCTCGTAAGGAGGATTCACAGGAAGATAGAGAAGAATAAAGGTGTGTATGAAAAGTACGAGGAGTACTACACTGACGATGCAGAAATATTGGTGGTGAGCTGGGGAGTTTCAGCTAGACCCTCGCTTGGAGCAGTTTTGAAGGCTAGAGAAGAGGGCATAAAGGCGGGCTTGTTTGTCCCCAAGACCGTTCATCCCTTCCCTGGGAAGAGAATGAGAGAGCTCGGGAAGAAAGTGAGGGCCATTCTCGTTCCTGAGATGAACCTTGGCCAGATGATCCTCGAGGTTCAGAGGTTCGTTAACGATGACGTGATTCTGAGAGGAGTTAATAAGATCGGGGGAGTTCCATTAACGGTTGAGGAAATTTTGAGGGAGATTAGGGGTGTTGCTTGA
- a CDS encoding nucleotidyltransferase domain-containing protein produces MFEEVGGEIRRAFGDRVKEIIVFGSRARGDSTPESDLDVLVVVDEIRSTDWDIVGKLSAELTLRLGISVMIVLHTRRDLLYRIAVKEGMLI; encoded by the coding sequence GTGTTTGAAGAGGTAGGAGGGGAAATAAGAAGGGCATTTGGTGACCGAGTTAAAGAAATCATAGTCTTCGGTTCTAGGGCTAGAGGAGACTCTACTCCAGAGAGTGATCTCGACGTGCTGGTGGTGGTTGATGAGATTAGGTCCACTGACTGGGACATAGTAGGAAAGCTTAGTGCGGAGCTTACTCTCAGACTGGGAATTTCGGTGATGATAGTCCTCCATACAAGGAGGGATCTTTTGTACAGAATTGCAGTGAAGGAGGGCATGCTTATATGA
- a CDS encoding COG2426 family protein produces MSFLEVLILSLIPTFEGRYAVVYGLGRGYPPIETIIASIVGVLLLSIVLPVSLPLIDRIMLSLEGSPFLLGKIAKFYLKYLKKTRRKAKPYVEKWGFIGLTIFVAIPLPGTGVWTGALAAYVLGIERKITMPALILGGLISIAITALPTLGLLKI; encoded by the coding sequence ATGAGCTTCTTAGAGGTTTTAATATTATCCCTAATTCCAACCTTTGAAGGGAGGTACGCCGTCGTTTATGGGCTTGGAAGGGGATATCCCCCAATAGAAACAATAATAGCCTCAATTGTTGGAGTTCTTCTTTTGTCAATCGTGCTCCCCGTATCTCTGCCTCTGATAGACAGGATCATGCTAAGCTTAGAGGGCTCCCCATTTTTACTGGGAAAGATTGCCAAGTTTTACCTAAAATACCTAAAAAAGACAAGAAGAAAAGCAAAGCCGTACGTAGAGAAGTGGGGATTCATTGGTCTAACGATCTTTGTTGCCATACCACTCCCAGGAACTGGAGTTTGGACGGGAGCCCTGGCGGCTTACGTTCTCGGTATAGAGAGGAAAATCACAATGCCTGCATTAATACTTGGGGGTTTAATAAGCATAGCAATAACGGCACTACCAACCCTGGGACTGCTAAAAATTTAA
- the ftsY gene encoding signal recognition particle-docking protein FtsY, whose product MFGKLKEKLRSFVKRVEENVEKEEKEAEKKGLLDKLLMVEIKEKDVDEALDELELELLEADVALEVVDALREKIKEKLVGRKVRIGTNKEKIIEEAVREAISEILETSRRIDLIEEIKKAEKPYVIMFVGFNGSGKTTTIAKIANWLKKNGFSVVIAASDTFRAGAIEQLEEHAKRVGVRVIKHSYGADPAAVAYDAIQHAKARGIDVVLIDTAGRSETNRNLMDEMKKIARVTKPNLVVFVGDALAGNAIVEQARQFNEAVKIDAVVLTKLDADARGGAALSISHVINAPIIFVGVGQGYDDLMPFDKNWFLERIFGEANA is encoded by the coding sequence ATGTTCGGAAAGCTTAAGGAAAAATTAAGGTCATTTGTAAAGAGGGTTGAGGAGAACGTCGAAAAGGAGGAGAAAGAAGCTGAGAAAAAGGGATTACTGGATAAGCTATTAATGGTTGAAATAAAGGAGAAAGATGTCGATGAGGCACTGGATGAGCTGGAACTCGAGCTTTTAGAGGCAGATGTAGCCCTAGAAGTAGTTGACGCCCTTAGGGAGAAGATAAAAGAGAAATTAGTTGGCAGGAAAGTTAGGATAGGAACCAACAAGGAAAAAATCATCGAAGAAGCCGTCAGAGAGGCCATATCCGAAATACTTGAGACGTCTAGAAGGATAGACCTGATAGAAGAGATAAAGAAGGCCGAGAAGCCGTACGTAATAATGTTCGTCGGATTTAATGGCTCAGGAAAAACGACCACAATAGCGAAGATAGCGAACTGGCTCAAGAAGAACGGCTTCAGCGTTGTGATAGCGGCAAGCGACACCTTCAGGGCTGGAGCAATCGAACAGTTAGAGGAACACGCCAAGAGAGTTGGAGTTAGGGTTATAAAGCACTCCTACGGCGCGGATCCGGCTGCAGTTGCCTATGATGCAATTCAACACGCCAAAGCTAGAGGTATTGACGTTGTCCTCATAGATACCGCTGGAAGGAGCGAGACTAACAGGAATCTTATGGATGAGATGAAGAAGATAGCAAGGGTTACAAAGCCGAACTTGGTGGTCTTTGTGGGCGATGCACTAGCTGGAAACGCAATAGTTGAGCAGGCGAGGCAGTTCAACGAGGCGGTAAAGATAGATGCTGTGGTGCTCACAAAGCTAGATGCAGATGCAAGGGGAGGGGCGGCGTTAAGCATAAGCCACGTCATAAATGCACCAATAATATTCGTCGGCGTTGGTCAGGGGTATGACGATTTAATGCCATTCGATAAAAACTGGTTCCTTGAAAGGATATTTGGTGAGGCCAATGCTTAA
- a CDS encoding 2-oxoacid:ferredoxin oxidoreductase subunit gamma has translation MRKEILIGGFGGQGVILASVILGRAAAVYEGLHAVQTQVYGPESRGGASRAEVVISDEPIDYPKVIKPEYAILLSQQAYDKYLPLVKDGGLVIIEEDLIPHRNEELESGKKVYAYPLTKIAEETTGLSLTMNILTLGLFVGLTDIVKKESIEKAVLDAVPKGTEQINLKALHKGFELAKKF, from the coding sequence ATGAGGAAGGAAATTCTAATCGGTGGCTTTGGAGGGCAGGGTGTCATCTTAGCCAGCGTGATCCTGGGGAGGGCCGCTGCAGTTTACGAAGGCTTGCACGCAGTTCAGACTCAAGTTTACGGGCCTGAGTCAAGGGGTGGGGCTAGTAGAGCTGAGGTCGTGATAAGTGACGAGCCCATAGATTACCCTAAGGTGATAAAACCTGAATATGCAATCCTTTTGAGCCAGCAGGCTTACGATAAGTACCTTCCCTTGGTTAAGGATGGAGGCTTGGTAATTATTGAAGAGGACTTAATCCCCCACAGGAACGAGGAACTTGAGAGCGGAAAGAAGGTTTACGCTTATCCTCTGACGAAGATAGCTGAAGAAACTACCGGCTTAAGTTTGACGATGAACATACTAACCCTTGGCCTGTTCGTTGGTCTCACTGACATCGTTAAGAAGGAGAGCATAGAAAAGGCTGTTTTAGATGCAGTCCCCAAAGGAACGGAACAGATAAACCTCAAGGCTCTTCATAAGGGCTTTGAACTTGCCAAGAAGTTCTGA
- a CDS encoding DUF167 family protein, which yields MLKETGKGTIIQVIVKPNAKENKVEGIDPWRNRLKVSVKAPPVGGKANKELVKFLSKFFGAEVKIVRGETSREKDLLVKLGIEEVKRKLKL from the coding sequence ATGCTTAAAGAAACTGGAAAAGGAACGATTATTCAGGTTATAGTTAAACCAAATGCAAAAGAAAACAAAGTAGAAGGCATAGATCCATGGAGAAATAGGCTGAAAGTAAGCGTTAAAGCCCCTCCAGTAGGAGGGAAGGCCAACAAAGAACTAGTCAAGTTTCTCTCAAAATTCTTTGGTGCGGAAGTCAAGATAGTAAGGGGGGAAACCTCAAGAGAAAAAGACTTGCTCGTGAAGCTAGGAATAGAAGAAGTTAAGAGGAAATTAAAGCTCTAA
- a CDS encoding 2-oxoacid:ferredoxin oxidoreductase subunit gamma, with the protein MQIRFAGIGGQGVVLAGVILGEAAAIEGLKVLQTQDYSSASRGGHSIADVIISEGEIYDLMVTNADVLVALHQLGYETAKPKLKPDGLLIIDTDLVKPDRDYVGAPFTRIAEETTGLALTVNMVALGYLIAKTGVVKPESVEEAIRRRVPKGTEEINIKAFKKGLEVGSK; encoded by the coding sequence ATGCAGATTAGATTCGCGGGAATTGGCGGGCAGGGTGTTGTGCTTGCAGGCGTAATATTGGGAGAGGCGGCCGCTATTGAGGGATTGAAGGTTCTCCAAACCCAGGATTATAGTTCGGCATCAAGGGGAGGCCACTCCATAGCGGACGTGATAATATCTGAGGGCGAGATCTACGATTTAATGGTTACAAACGCTGATGTTCTCGTTGCCCTCCATCAGCTCGGCTATGAAACTGCAAAGCCAAAGCTGAAGCCCGATGGACTACTCATCATCGATACTGACCTAGTTAAGCCGGATAGGGACTATGTTGGAGCTCCGTTCACTAGGATAGCCGAAGAGACAACTGGACTAGCTCTAACAGTAAATATGGTTGCTTTAGGTTATCTAATCGCTAAGACCGGAGTTGTAAAGCCAGAGAGCGTCGAAGAGGCCATTAGAAGGAGAGTTCCGAAGGGAACGGAGGAGATAAACATTAAGGCCTTCAAAAAAGGGCTGGAGGTTGGTTCTAAATGA
- a CDS encoding ASCH domain-containing protein has product MKTVQIRRFILLDNKYKTKIISGKKVTTVRYGKYEAKPGSEVYIVITPSDTAIAKAKIKEIRTKRVKELTNEDAKLDGFSNVKELVRELSRIYGELYGDDEVTIIEFEDVKPLREGIPLKWLKGLNYRDPYEIVELALDNFSSLKLTQDVEIILKRIKERGVREAAKNFGPKRVQQALLRAYHALYDRGLL; this is encoded by the coding sequence GTGAAAACGGTTCAGATAAGGAGGTTCATTCTACTTGACAACAAGTATAAGACCAAAATAATAAGCGGGAAGAAAGTAACGACTGTTAGGTATGGAAAGTACGAGGCTAAACCAGGAAGTGAAGTGTACATAGTCATAACCCCAAGCGACACCGCAATAGCCAAGGCCAAAATCAAGGAGATTCGAACTAAAAGGGTTAAGGAGCTTACAAATGAGGACGCGAAGCTTGATGGCTTTTCGAATGTAAAAGAGCTAGTTCGCGAGCTTTCAAGGATATACGGAGAGCTATATGGGGACGATGAGGTTACAATAATTGAGTTTGAGGACGTTAAACCATTAAGAGAGGGCATTCCACTTAAGTGGCTGAAAGGGCTAAACTATAGGGATCCGTATGAGATTGTGGAACTGGCCCTTGATAATTTTAGCAGTTTGAAATTAACCCAGGATGTAGAGATAATACTCAAGAGAATCAAGGAACGAGGAGTAAGAGAGGCCGCCAAGAATTTTGGGCCAAAGAGAGTGCAGCAGGCCCTACTTAGGGCATACCATGCCCTCTACGATAGGGGGTTACTGTAA
- a CDS encoding HEPN domain-containing protein, giving the protein MREEINALLKRAKERLEAAWELYLKGYYNFAISNAYYSMYYWARALLLAKGISPKSHAGVHSLLGREFVKTKEMPMALYTIYSKALNMRHVADYDVFIEYSKEDALDILNGANEFLKFAKKYLGGIENAD; this is encoded by the coding sequence ATGAGGGAAGAAATCAACGCTTTACTGAAAAGGGCTAAGGAGAGACTAGAAGCTGCTTGGGAATTATATCTAAAAGGATACTACAATTTTGCCATTTCGAATGCATATTATTCAATGTATTACTGGGCTCGTGCTTTACTCTTAGCTAAAGGAATATCACCAAAAAGCCATGCAGGCGTTCATTCTCTGCTTGGAAGGGAGTTCGTTAAAACTAAAGAAATGCCAATGGCTCTCTATACAATATACTCAAAGGCTCTTAATATGAGACACGTAGCTGACTATGATGTATTTATTGAATACAGCAAAGAAGATGCTTTAGATATTTTAAACGGGGCTAATGAGTTTTTGAAATTTGCTAAGAAATACCTGGGAGGTATTGAAAATGCAGATTAG
- a CDS encoding 2-oxoacid:ferredoxin oxidoreductase subunit beta gives MRLVSAYEIRDKYLRKDMLPTIFCPGCGIGSVLQFTLRAIDELGLDPDKIVWVSGIGCSSRVPGFVNFDGLHTTHGRALAFATGIKLANPELKIIAFMGDGDAAAIGGNHLIHAIRRNLDVTVILINNFTYGMTGGQVAPTTPKGLRGTTAPYGQFENPFDIAQLAVAAGANYVARWTVFNYIQGINSIKKALSKEGFTLVEFLSPCPISFGRRNKMKTAPELIRWYQKITVPLNKAKKMSPEELEGKIVIGEFVDRDRPGLVREYREYIKRAKKIMGWEE, from the coding sequence GTGAGGCTCGTTTCTGCTTATGAGATAAGGGACAAGTACCTGAGGAAGGACATGCTTCCCACTATCTTCTGTCCGGGATGTGGGATAGGTAGCGTCCTCCAGTTTACGCTTAGGGCGATTGACGAGCTCGGCCTCGATCCTGACAAGATAGTGTGGGTGAGTGGGATAGGTTGTAGCTCTAGAGTTCCGGGCTTCGTTAACTTCGATGGCCTTCACACGACTCACGGGAGAGCCTTAGCATTTGCAACTGGAATAAAGCTCGCGAATCCAGAGCTGAAGATAATTGCATTTATGGGAGATGGTGACGCTGCGGCTATAGGGGGAAATCACCTCATCCACGCGATAAGGAGGAACCTTGACGTGACCGTCATTCTAATCAACAACTTCACATATGGAATGACCGGGGGTCAAGTGGCTCCAACGACTCCAAAAGGACTTAGAGGCACTACGGCCCCATACGGGCAGTTCGAGAACCCATTTGATATAGCTCAGTTAGCGGTTGCTGCCGGGGCAAATTACGTTGCAAGGTGGACCGTCTTCAACTACATTCAGGGGATAAACAGCATAAAGAAGGCCTTGAGCAAGGAGGGTTTCACGCTGGTGGAGTTCCTATCCCCGTGTCCTATAAGCTTCGGAAGGAGGAATAAAATGAAGACGGCTCCAGAACTCATAAGGTGGTACCAGAAGATAACCGTCCCGCTCAACAAGGCCAAAAAGATGTCTCCAGAAGAGCTTGAGGGTAAGATAGTCATAGGGGAATTCGTTGATAGGGATAGGCCTGGGCTCGTTAGGGAGTACAGGGAGTACATAAAGAGAGCTAAGAAGATCATGGGGTGGGAGGAATGA
- a CDS encoding 2-oxoacid:ferredoxin oxidoreductase subunit beta, whose amino-acid sequence MVKIYSKYPMVKYLRQEALPTALCPGCGGGTVLNAFANAIDQLKIDPRDLIVVSGIGCSAWIASPYFLADTLHTTHGRAIAFATGVKVGLPDKYVVVISGDGDLASIGGNHLIHAARRNIDITVILVNNFVYGMTGGQVAPTTPFGAITTTTPYRNVEHPLKIAETVAAAGASYVARWTTAHVYQLIESIKKALTTKGFSLVEVISQCPVQFGRRNRMKEPAEMLRWFLKNSVPVSKAKKMSEEELEGKFVIGEFVHRKRPEFTEELNKLIEEVQKKYGLDGGKSV is encoded by the coding sequence ATGGTTAAGATCTATTCTAAGTATCCTATGGTCAAGTATCTGAGGCAGGAAGCCTTGCCAACTGCTCTATGCCCGGGATGTGGTGGTGGTACAGTTCTGAACGCATTTGCCAATGCCATTGATCAACTCAAGATCGATCCCAGGGATCTTATAGTGGTGAGTGGTATAGGCTGTTCAGCTTGGATAGCCTCACCCTACTTCCTGGCTGACACCCTTCACACGACCCATGGGAGAGCAATAGCCTTCGCAACTGGCGTTAAGGTTGGGTTACCGGATAAGTACGTGGTAGTGATAAGCGGTGACGGTGATCTGGCGAGCATAGGTGGAAACCACTTGATCCATGCGGCGAGGAGGAATATAGATATAACTGTGATCTTAGTTAACAACTTCGTCTATGGCATGACGGGTGGTCAGGTGGCCCCAACGACTCCTTTTGGAGCTATAACAACGACAACACCTTACAGGAACGTTGAACATCCGTTAAAAATAGCGGAAACCGTTGCAGCAGCTGGGGCAAGCTACGTTGCAAGGTGGACCACTGCCCATGTCTACCAGCTTATAGAGAGCATAAAGAAAGCCTTAACGACGAAGGGCTTCTCGCTCGTTGAGGTAATCTCTCAGTGTCCAGTCCAGTTCGGAAGGAGAAACAGGATGAAGGAGCCTGCCGAGATGCTTCGCTGGTTCTTGAAGAATTCAGTCCCAGTAAGCAAGGCAAAGAAGATGAGCGAGGAGGAGCTTGAAGGCAAGTTCGTAATCGGCGAGTTCGTCCACAGGAAGAGGCCTGAGTTTACAGAGGAACTCAACAAGCTGATTGAGGAGGTTCAGAAGAAGTATGGGCTTGATGGTGGTAAAAGTGTTTGA